Proteins from a single region of Arctopsyche grandis isolate Sample6627 chromosome 1, ASM5162203v2, whole genome shotgun sequence:
- the Marf gene encoding mitochondrial assembly regulatory factor — protein MAAYLNRATSMVGGDGSQNRLGLFTNGTRTISTVNDSPLQVFVRAKKKINDIFVEIHDYSKDAILFLQEIEDKSIIQDAEVKEVDSFVGKVKAIRDVLCRDHMKVAFFGRTSNGKSTVINAMLHEKILPSGIGHTTNCFLQVEGSDNNEAYLMTENSSDKHNVQSVGQLAHALCDSRLQECELVHIFWPREKCGLLRDDVVFVDSPGVDVTPNLDEWIDNHCLDADVFVLVANAESTLMVTEKNFFHKVSSKLSKPNIFILNNRWDASASEPEFLDQVRSQHATRCADFLVKELKVCTTKEAEERIFFISAKEALLARLREKDQKPASSGALAEGFQTRYFEFQDFEKKFQECISQSAVRTKFDQHSQKGRLIATDIRTVLESVHDRATTLRNGKLQEKEQLHEALNRTEQQLMIITREMKEKIRFMVDDVEQRVSRALNEEIRRLSNLVDDFNLAFHSDPIVINLYKKELHSHVENGLGSNLKARLSTALALNIESVQLDMTDKLTDLLSEEKIATSGNTIATRRQPFQVSYRLNCENLCADFEEDLQFQFSWGLSAMIQRFQGKNYNRFAIKSYGSNQMVPRPMNSPADSMDLTTVSYNGVSNQIGPLSAEQWTVISKIALATFTSQSTMGGLLLAGFMLKTVGWRIIAVTGVLYGGLYAYERLTWTSKAKEKLFKKQYVQHATRKLRLIVDLTSANCSHQVQQELSTTFAQLCHLVDEDSCDMDAKLHELDKSIQVLEKAAASAKKLKNTANYLNNELDIFNEIFLKSAN, from the exons ATGGCGGCATACTTGAACCGTGCAACGTCGATGGTCGGCGGAGACGGTTCTCAAAATCGTTTGGGACTTTTTACTAACGGGACGCGCACGATTTCGACCGTGAACGATTCTCCCCTACAGGTTTTTGTCCGTGCCAAAAAAAAGATAAACGATATATTTGTGGAAATCCATGATTATTCGAAGGATGCAATACTGTTTTTgcaag AAATTGAAGATAAGTCAataattcaagatgctgaagtCAAAGAAGTTGACTCGTTTGTCGGAAAAGTTAAGGCAATTCGTGATGTTTTATGCAGAGATCACATGAAAGTTGCCTTTTTTGGAAG GACAAGTAACGGTAAAAGTACCGTGATTAACGCCATGTTACACGAGAAAATATTACCGAGTGGAATCGGACACACCACCAATTGTTTCCTGCAGGTTGAAGGATCTGACAATAACGAAGCTTATTTAATGACTGAAAATTCAAGCGATAAGCATAATGTTCAA TCTGTGGGACAATTGGCTCATGCTCTTTGCGATTCTCGCCTTCAAGAATGCGAATTGGTGCATATATTTTGGCCTAGAGAAAAGTGCGGCTTGTTGAGGGACGATGTTGTGTTCGTCGACTCGCCGGGTGTAGACGTAACGCCTAATTTAGACGAGTGGATCGATAATCACTGTTTGGATGCTGACGTCTTTGTCCTGGTCGCCAATGCTGAATCTACTCTTATGGTCACC GAAAAGAATTTCTTCCACAAAGTGTCTTCAAAACTATCGAAACCGAATATTTTCATTCTCAATAATAGATGGGACGCGTCTGCGTCGGAGCCGGAGTTTTTAGATCAG GTTAGAAGTCAGCACGCTACTCGGTGTGCCGATTTCTTAGTAAAAGAATTGAAAGTTTGCACGACAAAGGAAGCCGAAGAGaggatttttttcatatcagcGAAAGAAGCCCTTTTAGCACGGTTGAGGGAGAAAGATCAAAAGCCTGCCAGTT CTGGTGCTCTAGCCGAGGGTTTCCAAACAAGGTATTTTGAATTCCAAGATTTCGAAAAGAAGTTCCAAGAGTGTATTAGTCAATCGGCTGTTCGGACGAAGTTCGATCAACATTCTCAAAAAGGCAGATTAATTGCCACTGATATTAGAACTGTATTGGAAAGTGTGCACGACCGAGCGACCACTTTGCGGAATGGAAAACTGCAAGAAAAGGAACAGCTTCACGAAGCACTCAACAGGACTGAGCAACAGTTGATGATCATCACCAGAGAAATGAAGGAGAAAATCCGGTTTATGGTCGACGACGTTGAACAAAGG GTTTCCAGAGCATTGAATGAAGAAATCAGGCGTCTTTCAAATTTAGTCGACGACTTCAATCTGGCTTTTCATTCTGATCCTATCGTAATCAATCTTTACAAGAAAGAATTGCATTCACACGTTGAAAACGGTCTGGGATCTAATTTGAAAGCTAGATTATCGACCGCTCTAGCTCTTAATATCGAATCTGTACAGCTGGATATGACAG ATAAATTAACTGACCTTTTATCCGAAGAAAAGATAGCAACGAGCGGAAATACCATAGCAACACGGCGACAGCCTTTCCAAGTATCGTACAGGTTAAATTGTGAAAATTTATGTGCAGACTTTGAAGAAGATCTTCAGTTCCAATTCAGCTGGGGCTTAAGCGCCATGATCCAGAGGTTCCAAGGCAAAAATTACAATCGATTTGCGATCAAAAGCTACGGCTCAAACCAAATG GTGCCTCGACCGATGAATTCGCCTGCCGATTCTATGGATTTAACGACCGTTTCATACAACGGAGTTTCGAATCAGATAGGACCACTCTCGGCAGAACAGTGGACTGTGATTTCAAAAATAGCACTAGCTACTTTCACATCTCAAAGCACTATGGGTGGATTATTATTGGCTGGATTT atgCTGAAAACTGTTGGATGGCGTATTATAGCCGTTACCGGTGTTTTATACGGTGGATTGTACGCATACGAACGTTTGACGTGGACTAGTAAAGCGAAAGAAAAGCTGTTTAAGAAGCAATATGTCCAACATGCTACACGTAAACTGAGACTTATTGTCGATCTCACTTCGGCTAATTGCAGTCACCAAGTTCAACA aGAGCTTTCTACGACTTTTGCTCAATTGTGCCATTTGGTCGACGAAGACAGTTGTGATATGGATGCGAAATTGCACGAATTAGACAAGAGCATTCAAGTGTTGGAGAAAGCGGCGGCGTCAGCGAAGAAGCTGAAGAATACAGCAAATTACCTTAATAATGAATTAGACATTTTCAATGAGATCTTTCTCAAGTCTGCAAATTAA